The Pseudomonas sp. TH06 genome has a window encoding:
- a CDS encoding SDR family oxidoreductase, with the protein MQNRMMITGAGSGLGREIALRWAREGWRLALSDVSEPGLQETLKMVREAGGDGFIQRCDVRDYSQLTAFAQACEQNFGGIDIIVNNAGVASGGFFSELSLEDWDWQIAINLMGVVKGCKAFLPLLEQSKGKIINIASMAALMQGPAMSNYNVAKAGVVALSESLLIELAQQEVGVHVVCPSFFQTNLLDSFRGPTPAMKAQVGKLLESSPITAADIADYIYQQVAAGEFMILPHEQGRMAWAIKQKNPQLLYNEMTAMAEKMRAKAKQSNS; encoded by the coding sequence ATGCAAAATCGCATGATGATCACTGGTGCAGGCTCGGGCCTGGGTCGCGAAATCGCGCTGCGCTGGGCGCGTGAAGGCTGGCGACTGGCCTTGTCGGATGTCAGTGAACCCGGCCTGCAGGAAACCCTGAAAATGGTCCGCGAGGCGGGCGGCGATGGCTTCATCCAGCGCTGCGATGTGCGTGATTACAGCCAACTCACCGCATTCGCCCAGGCCTGCGAACAGAACTTCGGCGGCATCGACATCATCGTCAATAACGCCGGCGTCGCCTCGGGCGGGTTCTTCAGCGAACTGTCGCTGGAGGACTGGGACTGGCAGATCGCGATCAACCTGATGGGCGTGGTCAAGGGCTGCAAAGCGTTCTTGCCACTGCTTGAACAAAGCAAAGGCAAGATCATCAACATCGCTTCCATGGCGGCGCTGATGCAAGGCCCGGCGATGAGCAACTACAACGTGGCCAAGGCTGGCGTGGTGGCATTGTCGGAAAGTCTGCTGATCGAACTGGCGCAACAGGAAGTTGGCGTGCACGTTGTTTGCCCGTCGTTCTTCCAGACCAATCTGCTCGACTCTTTCCGTGGACCGACCCCGGCCATGAAAGCTCAGGTCGGCAAACTGCTGGAAAGTTCGCCGATCACTGCCGCGGACATTGCCGACTACATCTATCAGCAAGTGGCCGCCGGCGAATTCATGATCCTGCCGCATGAGCAGGGCCGCATGGCCTGGGCGATCAAGCAGAAAAACCCGCAACTGCTCTACAACGAAATGACCGCCATGGCGGAAAAAATGCGTGCCAAGGCCAAGCAGAGCAATAGCTGA
- a CDS encoding DUF3309 family protein, which produces MDMGTILIIILILLLIGGLPVFPHSRSWGYGPSGIIGVVLVVLLVLLLLGRI; this is translated from the coding sequence ATCGACATGGGCACAATTCTTATCATTATCCTGATCCTGTTGCTGATCGGTGGTCTGCCGGTCTTCCCGCACTCCAGAAGTTGGGGTTATGGCCCTTCGGGCATTATCGGCGTGGTGTTGGTCGTGCTGTTGGTGCTGTTGTTACTCGGTCGGATATAA
- a CDS encoding translation initiation factor 2, whose product MKAIFSAAGFLLCLLMISHAPGVMAAAAQEKPAATTTAKKSAVAEKAAPAKKTQQKVVKKRAPIASKSKPASEVVKTKLPPAKLDLSLPKDMVQELKPPGTVVLPKREPILPQFFGEKNSGFQLNGRLLSNEMQLQLRNEERREVEGAALDFEFKQ is encoded by the coding sequence ATGAAAGCGATTTTTTCTGCCGCTGGTTTTTTGCTCTGTTTGCTGATGATCAGTCATGCGCCGGGTGTCATGGCGGCTGCGGCTCAGGAAAAACCGGCAGCGACGACCACCGCGAAAAAATCCGCAGTAGCTGAAAAGGCTGCACCAGCGAAGAAAACGCAGCAGAAAGTCGTTAAAAAACGCGCCCCGATTGCCTCCAAGTCGAAACCTGCCAGCGAAGTGGTAAAAACCAAATTGCCGCCAGCCAAACTGGACTTGAGCCTGCCCAAGGACATGGTCCAGGAGCTGAAACCGCCTGGCACCGTGGTCCTGCCTAAACGCGAACCGATCCTGCCGCAGTTTTTTGGCGAGAAAAACAGCGGATTCCAGCTCAACGGCCGTTTGCTCAGCAACGAAATGCAGTTGCAACTGCGCAACGAAGAGCGCCGGGAAGTGGAAGGTGCGGCGCTGGATTTCGAATTCAAGCAGTAA
- a CDS encoding YnfA family protein: MLNYLWFFLAALFEIAGCFAFFMWLRQGKSALWVIPALLSLTLFALLLTRVEAAYAGRAYAAYGGIYIVASIGWLAVVERVRPLGSDWIGVALCVIGASVILFGPRFSAA, from the coding sequence ATGCTCAATTACCTGTGGTTCTTCCTCGCGGCGCTGTTTGAAATCGCCGGTTGTTTCGCCTTCTTCATGTGGCTGCGTCAGGGCAAAAGCGCCTTGTGGGTGATTCCTGCGCTGCTCAGCCTGACCCTGTTCGCGCTGCTGTTGACGCGAGTCGAGGCGGCCTATGCCGGTCGCGCCTACGCCGCTTATGGCGGGATCTACATCGTCGCTTCGATTGGCTGGCTGGCGGTGGTCGAGCGGGTTCGGCCGTTGGGTTCAGACTGGATCGGCGTGGCGTTGTGCGTGATCGGTGCCAGCGTGATTTTGTTTGGTCCACGCTTTTCCGCCGCTTGA
- a CDS encoding LTA synthase family protein produces MANPDALNQQRSSARLLQPTVKSHLAYTLLCALVMMVMFSVLRLALLVYNREMILDTPASTFLEAFANGLRFDLRLVVYVCIPLVLALFSARAMAARGFFRLWLTIASSIALFLGLMEMDFYREFHQRLNGLVFQYVKEDPKTVMSMLWYGFPVVRYLLAWVIGTVILTLAFKGADRATRPRGPFSGGSVSTRQVAPWYTRLAVFVVCLLICVVAARGTLRQGPPMRWGDVYTTDSNFANQLGLNGTLSLIAAAKDRMGEDRDNIWKATLPQEQAQKVVRDMLLMPDDKLVDADIAAVRRDYTPPADKTLPIKNVVVILMESMAGHSVGALGAPGNITPYLDKLSKEGLLFDRFFSNGTHTHQGMFATMACFPNLPGFEYLMQTPEGSHKLSGLPQLLSARDYDDVYVYNGDFAWDNQSGFFSNQGMTNFVGRNDFVNPVFSDPTWGVSDQDMFDRGLVELKARENGKPFYALLQTLSNHTPYALPTPLPVERVTDRGSLNEHLTAMRYADWALGQFFEKARKEPYFKETLFVIVGDHGFGNERQITEMDLGRFNVPMLMIAPGIQEKFGTRDHTVGTQIDIVPTIMGRLGGEVRHQCWGRDLLNLPEGDTGFGVIKPSGSEQTTAIVTADEILVLPKEKEMAPKIWKYQLGANPSAEVVPDAPRTAELKLKLESFLQTATKSLMDNTAGVINGKPD; encoded by the coding sequence ATGGCAAACCCGGACGCCCTGAATCAGCAGCGATCTTCTGCTCGCCTGCTGCAACCGACCGTCAAATCGCATCTGGCCTACACGCTGCTTTGTGCATTGGTCATGATGGTGATGTTTTCCGTGCTGCGCCTCGCGCTGCTGGTCTACAACCGCGAGATGATCCTCGACACCCCGGCTTCGACTTTCCTCGAAGCCTTCGCCAACGGCCTGCGTTTCGACCTGCGCCTGGTGGTTTACGTCTGCATTCCGCTGGTACTCGCACTGTTCAGTGCCCGCGCCATGGCTGCACGCGGCTTCTTCCGTCTGTGGCTGACGATTGCCTCGAGTATCGCGCTGTTCCTCGGCCTGATGGAGATGGACTTCTATCGCGAGTTCCACCAGCGCCTCAACGGTCTGGTGTTCCAGTACGTGAAAGAAGATCCGAAAACCGTGATGAGCATGCTCTGGTACGGTTTTCCGGTGGTTCGCTATCTGCTGGCCTGGGTCATCGGCACCGTCATTCTGACCCTGGCGTTCAAAGGCGCCGACCGTGCCACGCGTCCGCGCGGGCCGTTCAGTGGCGGCAGCGTCAGCACCCGTCAGGTGGCACCGTGGTACACACGCCTTGCGGTATTCGTGGTCTGCCTGCTGATCTGCGTGGTCGCCGCTCGTGGCACTCTGCGTCAAGGCCCGCCAATGCGTTGGGGTGACGTCTACACCACCGACTCGAACTTCGCCAACCAGCTCGGTCTCAACGGTACGCTGTCGCTGATCGCCGCCGCCAAGGACCGCATGGGCGAAGATCGCGACAACATCTGGAAAGCCACGCTGCCGCAAGAACAAGCGCAGAAAGTCGTGCGTGACATGCTGCTGATGCCGGACGACAAACTGGTCGATGCCGACATCGCCGCCGTGCGCCGTGACTACACGCCGCCAGCCGACAAGACCCTGCCGATCAAGAACGTCGTGGTAATCCTGATGGAAAGCATGGCCGGTCATTCGGTCGGCGCCTTGGGTGCACCGGGCAACATCACGCCATACCTGGACAAACTGTCGAAGGAAGGCCTGCTGTTCGACCGCTTCTTCTCCAACGGTACGCACACCCACCAGGGTATGTTCGCGACAATGGCCTGCTTCCCCAACCTGCCAGGTTTCGAATACCTGATGCAGACCCCGGAAGGCAGCCACAAACTGTCCGGTCTGCCGCAGTTGCTCAGCGCCCGTGACTACGACGACGTGTACGTCTACAACGGTGACTTCGCCTGGGACAACCAGTCGGGCTTCTTCAGCAACCAGGGCATGACCAACTTCGTTGGCCGTAACGACTTCGTCAACCCGGTGTTCTCCGATCCGACCTGGGGCGTGTCCGACCAGGACATGTTTGACCGTGGCTTGGTCGAGCTGAAGGCGCGGGAAAACGGCAAGCCGTTCTACGCACTGCTGCAAACCCTGTCCAACCACACGCCGTACGCGTTGCCGACGCCATTGCCGGTCGAGCGCGTGACCGACCGCGGTTCGCTTAACGAACACTTGACCGCGATGCGTTACGCCGACTGGGCATTGGGTCAGTTCTTCGAGAAGGCGCGTAAAGAGCCGTACTTCAAGGAAACCCTGTTCGTCATCGTCGGCGACCACGGTTTTGGCAACGAACGCCAGATTACTGAAATGGACCTGGGCCGCTTCAACGTGCCGATGCTGATGATTGCCCCGGGCATTCAGGAGAAGTTCGGTACGCGTGACCACACCGTGGGTACGCAGATCGACATCGTGCCGACCATCATGGGCCGTCTGGGTGGCGAAGTGCGTCATCAGTGCTGGGGCCGTGACTTGCTCAACCTGCCGGAAGGCGACACCGGTTTCGGTGTGATCAAACCGTCGGGCAGCGAGCAGACCACCGCCATCGTCACTGCTGACGAGATCCTCGTACTGCCGAAAGAGAAGGAAATGGCACCGAAGATCTGGAAGTACCAACTGGGTGCCAACCCGAGTGCCGAAGTCGTTCCGGACGCACCGCGCACCGCCGAGTTGAAACTCAAGCTGGAATCGTTCCTGCAAACGGCGACCAAGAGCCTGATGGACAACACTGCCGGCGTGATTAACGGCAAGCCGGACTGA
- a CDS encoding YkgJ family cysteine cluster protein, whose translation MKCREGCGACCIAPSISSPIPGMPDGKPAGERCVQLSVENLCSIFGRPERPAVCSGFAADVEVCGSSSEEAIRLLGWWEQMTAA comes from the coding sequence ATGAAATGCCGTGAAGGCTGTGGCGCTTGCTGCATTGCCCCTTCCATCAGTTCGCCGATTCCCGGCATGCCTGATGGCAAACCTGCCGGCGAACGTTGCGTGCAACTCTCGGTCGAAAACCTGTGCAGCATTTTCGGCCGACCGGAGCGCCCGGCAGTCTGTTCCGGCTTCGCTGCTGATGTCGAAGTCTGTGGCAGCAGTTCGGAAGAAGCGATCAGATTGCTCGGCTGGTGGGAGCAAATGACGGCGGCGTGA
- a CDS encoding START domain-containing protein — protein MGSLHRIAVLCGLTAVLATSAAQAEDWKVAKNEEGIKVSLSEVPGSDYKSYQGVALMKTTIAKLRALQEDVSGACAWIHECKTQKLLKHEGDQSWTYTQFNTPWPVTPRDSVLHITTVEGADGSLTRNLEGVPKYIPEEKGFVRVAQVKGFWKFVPKGDQVEVTYQVHTEPGGSVPAMVANKFVVDAPFNTLKALKERAEK, from the coding sequence ATGGGTTCGCTGCATCGTATCGCTGTGTTGTGTGGTTTGACCGCCGTGCTGGCCACTTCCGCTGCTCAGGCTGAAGACTGGAAAGTCGCCAAGAACGAGGAGGGCATCAAGGTGTCCCTGAGCGAAGTGCCGGGTTCGGACTACAAGTCCTATCAAGGCGTCGCGCTGATGAAGACCACCATTGCCAAACTGCGCGCATTGCAGGAAGACGTTTCCGGCGCCTGTGCCTGGATTCACGAGTGCAAGACCCAGAAATTGCTCAAGCACGAAGGCGATCAGAGCTGGACCTACACCCAATTCAACACGCCGTGGCCTGTCACCCCGCGTGATTCGGTATTGCACATCACCACCGTGGAAGGCGCCGATGGCAGCCTGACCCGTAATCTTGAAGGTGTGCCGAAATACATTCCGGAAGAAAAAGGCTTTGTTCGCGTTGCTCAGGTCAAAGGTTTCTGGAAGTTCGTACCGAAAGGCGATCAGGTTGAAGTGACTTATCAAGTGCACACCGAGCCAGGCGGCAGCGTCCCGGCAATGGTCGCCAACAAGTTTGTGGTTGATGCACCGTTCAACACACTGAAAGCCCTGAAAGAACGCGCCGAGAAGTAA